Proteins encoded together in one Colius striatus isolate bColStr4 chromosome 3, bColStr4.1.hap1, whole genome shotgun sequence window:
- the SCARB2 gene encoding lysosome membrane protein 2 isoform X1 encodes MKSLCLVTVGVLAMTLLIASISLLVAHVFQTVVDLQVKQGTVLKNGTETFEAWEDPPPPVYMQFYFFNVTNPLEVLQGDTPLVEEIGPYTYREYRPRVHVQFLDNGTKVSALNPKTYVFEPQKSVGDPEVDLIRTVNIPAVTAMEWTRSTPLQFATEVLLLLYQESLFTVHTVHELLWGYKDRLLSAVHILHPEIDPVFGLFNKMNGTDDGEYVFLSGETSYLNFSRIVEWKGKDSLSWWTTEGCNMINGTDGTSFHPLISKDENIYIFSSDFCRSLYLVYDSSGTVGGIPTFRFVPSAMVFANTTVNPDNAGFCVPPGNCPGTGVLNVSICKQGAPIFLSAPHFYQADRKFIEDIEGMHPKKEYHETFLDINPLTGLVLQAAKRMQINVHVRKLPEFFETGNIRTLIFPVMYINESVLIDDVSASKLKHVLLEASVVTGIPFVIMTLGIVFGIIFIVLVCKSRGVSEESTEDERSPLIRTS; translated from the exons ggAACAGTATTGAAAAATGGCACAGAAACCTTTGAAGCCTGGGAGGATCCTCCTCCACCAGTCTACATGCAGTTCTACTTTTTTAATGTGACGAACCCTTTAGAAGTGCTGCAAGGTGATACTCCTCTTGTAGAGGAAATAGGGCCATACACCTACCG agaaTACAGGCCAAGAGTACACGTTCAGTTTTTGGACAATGGTACCAAAGTATCTGCTCTGAATCCAAAGACATATGTATTTGAACCTCAGAAGTCAGTTGGAGACCCTGAAGTGGACCTGATTAGAACAGTTAATATTCCTGCAGTG ACTGCAATGGAGTGGACCAGGTCAACACCTCTTCAATTTGCCacagaggtgctgctgcttctgtacCAAGAATCCCTGTTCACAGTTCATACTGTTCATGAATTACTGTGGGGCTACAAAGACAGGCTCCTGTCAGCCGTTCATATTTTGCATCCTGAGATCGATCCAGTATTTGGTCTCTTTAATAAG ATGAATGGAACTGATGATGGAGAATACGTCTTTCTAAGTGGGGAAACAAGCTACCTTAACTTCTCAAGGATTGtggaatggaaaggaaaaga CTCATTGAGTTGGTGGACAACAGAGGGGTGTAACATGATCAATGGAACAGATGGGACATCCTTTCACCCGCTGATTAGCAAAGATGAGAACATTTATatcttttcttctgatttcTGCAG atcTCTTTACCTGGTGTATGACAGCTCGGGAACAGTTGGAGGTATCCCAACCTTCCGCTTTGTGCCCTCTGCTATGGTGTTTGCCAACACAACAGTTAACCCTGACAATGCTGGATTCTGCGTGCCACCAGGAAACTGCCCTGGCACTGGTGTCCTCAATGTCAGCATCTGCAAGCAAG GCGCTCCAATATTTCTATCAGCTCCACATTTTTATCAAGCAGATAGAAAGTTTATAGAAGACATTGAGGGCATGCATCCAAAAAAGGAATATCATGAGACGTTTTTGGACATCAATCCT CTGACAGGGCTTGTCCTTCAAGCAGCCAAGCGGATGCAAATCAATGTTCACGTCAGAAAACTACCTGAATTTTT TGAAACAGGAAACATCCGAACACTAATCTTCCCAGTGATGTATATAAATGAG AGTGTTTTGATTGATGACGTGTCTGCCAGCAAACTCAAGCATGTCCTGCTGGAAGCCAGCGTTGTAACTGGAATCCCTTTTGTAATCATGACTCTAGGAATTGTTTTtggtattatttttattgtactTGTGTGCAAGTCCCGAGGAGTAAGTGAAGAG agtacTGAAGATGAAAGGTCCCCACTCATCAGGACCTCGTAG
- the SCARB2 gene encoding lysosome membrane protein 2 isoform X2 encodes MKSLCLVTVGVLAMTLLIASISLLVAHVFQTVVDLQVKQGTVLKNGTETFEAWEDPPPPVYMQFYFFNVTNPLEVLQGDTPLVEEIGPYTYREYRPRVHVQFLDNGTKVSALNPKTYVFEPQKSVGDPEVDLIRTVNIPAVTAMEWTRSTPLQFATEVLLLLYQESLFTVHTVHELLWGYKDRLLSAVHILHPEIDPVFGLFNKMNGTDDGEYVFLSGETSYLNFSRIVEWKGKDSLSWWTTEGCNMINGTDGTSFHPLISKDENIYIFSSDFCRSLYLVYDSSGTVGGIPTFRFVPSAMVFANTTVNPDNAGFCVPPGNCPGTGVLNVSICKQGAPIFLSAPHFYQADRKFIEDIEGMHPKKEYHETFLDINPLTGLVLQAAKRMQINVHVRKLPEFFETGNIRTLIFPVMYINESVLIDDVSASKLKHVLLEASVVTGIPFVIMTLGIVFGIIFIVLVCKSRGVSEEGNEVLIDSE; translated from the exons ggAACAGTATTGAAAAATGGCACAGAAACCTTTGAAGCCTGGGAGGATCCTCCTCCACCAGTCTACATGCAGTTCTACTTTTTTAATGTGACGAACCCTTTAGAAGTGCTGCAAGGTGATACTCCTCTTGTAGAGGAAATAGGGCCATACACCTACCG agaaTACAGGCCAAGAGTACACGTTCAGTTTTTGGACAATGGTACCAAAGTATCTGCTCTGAATCCAAAGACATATGTATTTGAACCTCAGAAGTCAGTTGGAGACCCTGAAGTGGACCTGATTAGAACAGTTAATATTCCTGCAGTG ACTGCAATGGAGTGGACCAGGTCAACACCTCTTCAATTTGCCacagaggtgctgctgcttctgtacCAAGAATCCCTGTTCACAGTTCATACTGTTCATGAATTACTGTGGGGCTACAAAGACAGGCTCCTGTCAGCCGTTCATATTTTGCATCCTGAGATCGATCCAGTATTTGGTCTCTTTAATAAG ATGAATGGAACTGATGATGGAGAATACGTCTTTCTAAGTGGGGAAACAAGCTACCTTAACTTCTCAAGGATTGtggaatggaaaggaaaaga CTCATTGAGTTGGTGGACAACAGAGGGGTGTAACATGATCAATGGAACAGATGGGACATCCTTTCACCCGCTGATTAGCAAAGATGAGAACATTTATatcttttcttctgatttcTGCAG atcTCTTTACCTGGTGTATGACAGCTCGGGAACAGTTGGAGGTATCCCAACCTTCCGCTTTGTGCCCTCTGCTATGGTGTTTGCCAACACAACAGTTAACCCTGACAATGCTGGATTCTGCGTGCCACCAGGAAACTGCCCTGGCACTGGTGTCCTCAATGTCAGCATCTGCAAGCAAG GCGCTCCAATATTTCTATCAGCTCCACATTTTTATCAAGCAGATAGAAAGTTTATAGAAGACATTGAGGGCATGCATCCAAAAAAGGAATATCATGAGACGTTTTTGGACATCAATCCT CTGACAGGGCTTGTCCTTCAAGCAGCCAAGCGGATGCAAATCAATGTTCACGTCAGAAAACTACCTGAATTTTT TGAAACAGGAAACATCCGAACACTAATCTTCCCAGTGATGTATATAAATGAG AGTGTTTTGATTGATGACGTGTCTGCCAGCAAACTCAAGCATGTCCTGCTGGAAGCCAGCGTTGTAACTGGAATCCCTTTTGTAATCATGACTCTAGGAATTGTTTTtggtattatttttattgtactTGTGTGCAAGTCCCGAGGAGTAAGTGAAGAG GGAAATGAAGTTTTAATAGACTCAGAATAA